The Sphingopyxis sp. YR583 DNA segment ATATCGCCTTTGCACGGCGCTTCGGACCGCTCGAAATCCATCCCGCGACGCCGAGGGACCAGCCCAACCCCGAGGTGCTGCATATCGCGCACGGACCCGATTCGCGCGGGCGCGAGAATGAATGGCATTCGGACGTCACCTGGCGCGCCGAACCGTCGCTGGGGTCGATCCTGCGCGCGATCGAGGTGCCCGAGGTCGGCGGCGACACGCTGTTCGCTGACATGGCGGCGGCGTTCCGGGGCCTGTCGCCCGCGATGCAGGACTGGTGCCGCTCGCTGAGCGCGGTTCACGATATCGCGCGCGTCTTTGCCAAAAGACTGGGCAAGAGCATCGAGGAACTGCACGAACAATATCCGCCGCAGCTCCACCCCGTGGTGCGCACACATCCTGAAACGGGCGAGCCGGCGCTGTATGTCAACACCGCCTTCACCAGCCATATCGAGGGCGTGTCGGCAAAGGAGAGCGAATGGCTGCTCGCGCATCTTTACGCGCAGGCGGCGGTGCCCGAGATCCAGTGCCGCTTTCGCTGGCGCGCCGGGTCGATCGCGTTCTGGGACAATCGCGCGGGGCAGCATTATGCGGCGTCTGACTATTTCCCCGCGGTGCGGCGGATGGAACGGGTGACGATCGCCGGCGACCGCCCCTTCTATCGCGACGAACGCTGAGCGCTGCGTGACCGAAACCGGACCCGTGCTGCTGTCGGGCGGCAATCCGCAGATTGCCAAAGGCTATGGCGACACGCCGGTGCAGGCCTATATCGCGGCGATGCCGGGGTGGAAGTCGGCCGTGTGGGCGCGGCTCGATACGCTGATCGAAAGGACGGTTCCGGGGGTCGCCAAGGCGGTCAAATGGAACTCGCCACTCTATGGCCCGCCGGGGCAACCCGATGAGCCGACGCACTGGTTCCTGAGCATCCATTGCTTCGACCGCTATATCAAGGTCGCCTTCTTTCGCGGCCAGTCGCTGACACCCGTGCCGCCGGTCGCGTCGAAAAGCGGCGACACGCGCTATTTCCACATCCATGAAGACGACAAGGTCGACGAGGCGGCGTTCGCGGACTGGGTGAAACAGGCGGCGGCGCTGCCGGGCGAGAAGATGTGAGGAGGACGGGATGGCAGCGGATCTGATCGACGCGAAGATCGCGGGGCTCGGCGACTGGCGCGGCGCGACGCTGGCCCGGCTGCGCGCGCTGATCCACGCTGCCGACCCGGAGGTCGAGGAGACGGTGAAGTGGCAGAAGCCGACCAATCCCGCGGGCGTCCCGGTGTGGGAGCATGCCGGTATCCTCTGCACCGGCGAGACCTATAAGGACAAGGTCAAGCTGACCTTTGCCAAGGGCGCAGCGCTTGCCGATCCCGCCCGGCTGTTCAATTCGAGCCTCGACGGCAACGCGCGCCGCGCGATCGACCTGTTCGAGGGCGATATGGTCGACGAAGCGGCTTTCAGGGCATTGGTGCGTGCGGCGGTCGAGGCCAATCTCGAAAAGTCGGCGCGTCCGAAGAAAGGATGAGCGGCGACGGGGCCGCGGCGGCGGCGCTGCTCGACGCGATCGAGGCCGGAAATCGCGACCGCGAGGGGTGGACGCCGGCGATTTCGCGCGACAGCGCGGCGGCGATCCTCGACACATTGGTCTGGCTCTATGGTGCCCGGTCGGGGTCGGCGGCGAGCATCTATGCTGCCGATGCGTTGGGTAAGGCGGTCGATGCCGTCCGGGGACCGGCGGTCAGACCCGGCGCTTAGTCGCAGCCCATGCCTTCCTTGCGCGCGGCCCATGCGATCGCGCCGTCGATCATGCGCATATGGACCGGGTCGGACCACGCCTCAGCCTTGTGCCCGAGCGCGGAGTAGAAGATCCGCGCCCGGCCTTCGCAGCGCCACCAGATCAGCGCATGGTCGCCCATTTGCAGCTTCGGATCGAGCCGCATCGTCTTCTCGTCGAGCCGGGCAAGGATGTGCGCGTCGGCCCCGGGCGCGGCGTCCCAGCTATAATATTCGTCGGTCCACGGCCAGATCGCGGGCAGGTGGCGCGTCGCGGGATGGTTGCGGCGCTCGACGGTCAGGTTCGTCCGCTGGAACTGGTCGGCCCCGCCCGGATGGCCGGTAAAATTGCCGTTGCCGCGCATCCTGACGAACCAGTCGGGGTGGCTGCCGTCGCCCGCACTGTGGAGGCCGACGAAACCGCCGCCTTTGGCGATCCACGCCTGAAATGCCTCGCGCTGCGCGGTGGTGGTGATGTCGCCGCTGGCGTTGGCGAAGACGATGACGTCGAATTTGGCGAGCTGTTCGGGGTTGAACACCGCAGCATTTTCGGTCGCGAAGCTGCTCCAGCCGCGCCTGGCGACCAGCGCTTCGATCGCCGGCACCGCCTGTTCGATGCTGTCGTGGCGATAGCCGTTGGTCTTGCTGACGATCAGCACCGCAGGGCGGGCGAGCACGGGCAGCTCGGGCGCCACGCTGTCGAAGGTCGGCGCCGGGCGGCGGGGGTCGGGTGCGGCGGCGGGGGCCTGCAGCGCGAGCAGCAGCGCGGCGGCGAGCGTGAGCTTCACTTCGTCGCCTCGCGCGGTTTCATGTGCCACATCGCGTTGACGATCACCCAGCGCTCGCCGAATTTGCCCATATGGAAATAATCGACGAACCACGGCGTTTCGACGCGCACCGCCGCGGCGTCGCCCGCGACGTCGAGGATGCGGCACGAGCGGTTCCATTGATCGCGCGGCGTCTTGAGCGCCCCGCGCTTCGTCAGGTCGACCAGCTCCTCGCGGCTCATGCGCTGCAGGCCGAGCCGCTCGTCGGGGGTGTCGCCGAGCACGCGGCGCTTGGCGAGGTCGGGGTGGAGCGCGCGTTTGACGCGCTCGGTGTCGCCTTCGAGCTGGCCGTCGACATAGTCGAAGCAGGTCGCCTCGATCGCCGAGAGGTCGGCGGGGGATGCGGCTGGCGCGGGCGTTGCGGTCGCAGCGGCGAGGGTGAGCAGGGTGGTCAGCATCGAAACTCCCGGTCAGGACGGCAAGAGGATGTGCTACATGCGC contains these protein-coding regions:
- a CDS encoding DUF1801 domain-containing protein yields the protein MTETGPVLLSGGNPQIAKGYGDTPVQAYIAAMPGWKSAVWARLDTLIERTVPGVAKAVKWNSPLYGPPGQPDEPTHWFLSIHCFDRYIKVAFFRGQSLTPVPPVASKSGDTRYFHIHEDDKVDEAAFADWVKQAAALPGEKM
- a CDS encoding nuclear transport factor 2 family protein gives rise to the protein MLTTLLTLAAATATPAPAASPADLSAIEATCFDYVDGQLEGDTERVKRALHPDLAKRRVLGDTPDERLGLQRMSREELVDLTKRGALKTPRDQWNRSCRILDVAGDAAAVRVETPWFVDYFHMGKFGERWVIVNAMWHMKPREATK
- a CDS encoding ThuA domain-containing protein: MAHETARGDEVKLTLAAALLLALQAPAAAPDPRRPAPTFDSVAPELPVLARPAVLIVSKTNGYRHDSIEQAVPAIEALVARRGWSSFATENAAVFNPEQLAKFDVIVFANASGDITTTAQREAFQAWIAKGGGFVGLHSAGDGSHPDWFVRMRGNGNFTGHPGGADQFQRTNLTVERRNHPATRHLPAIWPWTDEYYSWDAAPGADAHILARLDEKTMRLDPKLQMGDHALIWWRCEGRARIFYSALGHKAEAWSDPVHMRMIDGAIAWAARKEGMGCD
- a CDS encoding DUF1801 domain-containing protein; the protein is MAADLIDAKIAGLGDWRGATLARLRALIHAADPEVEETVKWQKPTNPAGVPVWEHAGILCTGETYKDKVKLTFAKGAALADPARLFNSSLDGNARRAIDLFEGDMVDEAAFRALVRAAVEANLEKSARPKKG
- a CDS encoding TauD/TfdA dioxygenase family protein; its protein translation is MAGVATQQVFERLKVAPLTPSIGAEISGIDLTQEQDDATIAEVRAALLAYKVIFFRDQFITPEQHIAFARRFGPLEIHPATPRDQPNPEVLHIAHGPDSRGRENEWHSDVTWRAEPSLGSILRAIEVPEVGGDTLFADMAAAFRGLSPAMQDWCRSLSAVHDIARVFAKRLGKSIEELHEQYPPQLHPVVRTHPETGEPALYVNTAFTSHIEGVSAKESEWLLAHLYAQAAVPEIQCRFRWRAGSIAFWDNRAGQHYAASDYFPAVRRMERVTIAGDRPFYRDER